Proteins from a genomic interval of Planctomycetota bacterium:
- the glgB gene encoding 1,4-alpha-glucan branching protein GlgB gives MSERDLLVEAAPNGELPGPSPSGAPPSRRRPAPAPDLEDVPASDVERFLSLTFHDPHAILGAHRTSRGVVVRAFRPDARRVTALPEGGAAQRMVRRHPAGLFEAFFPEAREIFPYRLRVETPDGDDVTIEDPYAFLPTVGEQDLWFFNEGRHERAQEFLGAHVREVRGVRGVSFVVWAPNARGVSVVGDFNRWDGRLHPMRLLGASGVWELFVPGLGPGALYKYEIRGADGRLFLKSDPYGFAMERPPQTASVVHVSRHVWGDQAWQERRAESDPWRSPVSIYEVHLGSWRRVPEEGRRPLTYREAAPLLADYVQEMGFTHVEFLPLQEHPYGPSWGYQTGGYYAPTARYGGPDDLKYLIDHLHRKGIGVLLDWVPAHFPKDAAALGRFDGTALYEHEDWRRGEHPDWGTYVFNYGRHEVRSFLISNALYWLSEYHVDGLRLDAVASMLYLDYSRAHGQWVPNVHGGRENLEAISFLRELNERAHARHPKALMVAEESTAWPGVSRPTSAGGLGFGFKWNMGWMHDTLFYFSRDPVFRKHHHHTLTFSLLYAWTENFILPLSHDEVVHGKRSLLHQMPGDRAAKFANLRALYGYLWAHPGKKLLFMGGEFAQENEWYHDASLDWHLLERAEHRGVQALVRDLNRAYRREPALWERDFEPEGFEWVDAWNADENVLAFLRIAPSRGRRLLCVSNFSAVPRAGYRVGLPGPGRYLEILNTDAAVYGGGNLGNCGAVVAEPVPWHGRSWSARLVLPPLATLWFEVPAP, from the coding sequence ATGAGTGAACGCGATCTCCTCGTGGAAGCGGCCCCCAACGGCGAGCTCCCCGGTCCTTCCCCGTCCGGGGCGCCGCCGTCCCGCCGGCGGCCCGCGCCGGCGCCGGATCTCGAAGACGTGCCGGCGTCGGATGTGGAACGGTTCCTCTCCCTCACGTTTCACGACCCGCACGCGATCCTGGGCGCGCACCGGACGTCGCGAGGGGTCGTCGTGCGCGCCTTCCGGCCGGACGCGCGTCGCGTGACGGCGCTTCCGGAAGGGGGGGCCGCGCAGCGGATGGTCCGGCGCCATCCCGCGGGCCTCTTCGAGGCGTTCTTTCCGGAGGCGCGCGAGATCTTCCCGTACCGGCTCCGGGTCGAGACGCCGGACGGGGACGACGTGACGATCGAGGACCCGTACGCGTTCCTCCCGACGGTGGGGGAACAGGATCTCTGGTTCTTCAACGAGGGTCGCCACGAGCGGGCCCAGGAGTTCCTGGGAGCGCATGTCCGCGAGGTGCGCGGGGTGCGGGGCGTCTCATTCGTCGTCTGGGCGCCCAACGCGCGCGGCGTGAGCGTGGTGGGCGACTTCAACCGGTGGGACGGCCGGTTGCACCCGATGCGGCTTTTGGGCGCGTCGGGCGTGTGGGAGCTCTTCGTGCCGGGTCTGGGGCCGGGGGCGTTGTACAAGTACGAGATCCGGGGAGCGGACGGCCGGCTCTTCCTCAAGAGCGACCCTTATGGGTTCGCCATGGAAAGGCCTCCGCAGACCGCCTCCGTGGTCCACGTCTCGCGGCATGTCTGGGGGGATCAGGCCTGGCAGGAACGCCGCGCGGAGTCGGATCCCTGGCGGAGCCCGGTTTCGATCTACGAAGTTCACCTGGGCTCCTGGCGGCGGGTTCCCGAGGAGGGCCGCCGGCCGCTCACCTACCGCGAGGCCGCGCCCCTCCTGGCCGACTACGTTCAGGAGATGGGTTTCACGCACGTGGAGTTTCTGCCCCTCCAGGAACACCCCTACGGGCCTTCCTGGGGCTATCAGACGGGCGGTTACTACGCTCCGACCGCGCGATACGGCGGACCGGACGACCTCAAGTACCTGATCGACCACCTGCACCGCAAGGGGATCGGCGTCCTCCTCGACTGGGTGCCGGCCCATTTCCCCAAGGATGCCGCCGCTCTGGGGCGCTTCGACGGCACGGCGCTCTACGAGCACGAGGACTGGAGGCGGGGGGAGCATCCCGACTGGGGGACCTACGTTTTCAATTACGGCCGCCACGAGGTGCGCAGCTTCCTGATCTCGAACGCCCTGTACTGGCTCTCCGAATACCACGTCGACGGCCTGCGCCTGGATGCGGTGGCGTCGATGCTTTACCTCGACTACAGCCGGGCGCACGGCCAGTGGGTTCCGAACGTGCACGGAGGACGGGAGAACCTGGAAGCGATCTCCTTCCTGCGGGAGCTCAACGAGCGGGCGCACGCGCGCCATCCGAAGGCGTTGATGGTCGCCGAGGAGTCCACGGCCTGGCCGGGCGTCAGCCGTCCCACCTCCGCCGGGGGCCTCGGCTTCGGCTTCAAGTGGAACATGGGCTGGATGCACGACACGCTTTTCTATTTCTCGCGGGACCCCGTGTTCCGGAAGCACCATCACCACACGCTGACGTTCAGCCTGCTTTACGCCTGGACGGAGAACTTCATCCTGCCCCTTTCCCACGACGAGGTCGTGCACGGCAAGCGCTCGCTTCTCCACCAGATGCCGGGGGACCGGGCCGCGAAGTTCGCCAACCTGCGGGCGCTCTACGGGTACCTGTGGGCGCACCCCGGCAAGAAACTTCTCTTCATGGGCGGCGAGTTCGCGCAGGAGAACGAGTGGTACCACGACGCCAGCCTCGACTGGCATCTCCTGGAGCGCGCGGAGCACCGGGGCGTGCAGGCCCTGGTGCGGGATCTCAACCGCGCGTACCGGCGCGAGCCCGCCCTGTGGGAGCGCGACTTCGAGCCGGAGGGGTTCGAGTGGGTGGACGCGTGGAACGCGGACGAGAACGTGCTGGCGTTCCTCCGGATCGCCCCGTCCCGGGGGCGGCGCCTTCTGTGCGTGTCCAACTTCTCCGCCGTGCCGCGCGCGGGGTATCGCGTGGGTTTGCCGGGGCCCGGGCGGTACCTCGAGATCCTCAACACGGATGCGGCGGTCTACGGCGGCGGGAATCTCGGCAACTGCGGCGCCGTGGTGGCCGAGCCCGTGCCCTGGCACGGCCGCTCCTGGTCGGCACGGCTCGTGCTTCCGCCGCTTGCGACGCTCTGGTTCGAGGTTCCTGCCCCATAG